From the genome of Medicago truncatula cultivar Jemalong A17 chromosome 2, MtrunA17r5.0-ANR, whole genome shotgun sequence:
AATGAAAGttggtataatattttttttgataccTTTATTGTCATTAAAATTATAGAAGGAAAAACTGTTCTTAATGATGGTGTATTAATTGACATTTTTACGACTCTTAGATGAAATTTAAACTATATCATTTGAGGTTACAATGTAAAACTTTCACCGCTAAAATAAcaccttttaaaaataataaatgaatatacttgtcaaaaaaaaaaaaaaatgaatatactCACTTTGTctaaaattataagttattttgttcatttcacacaaattactaataaaagtaattaattttcttttggaaagaccaattttttgttattttatagaATTGTCCGTactatgagaaagataaattttgaaaaaagatcAAGTAATGAATAGTGAAGGatataatattaaaagtaaCTTTATTATTCCATTTTGAAAGACAAATTTGGCCACTATTTTTAGCCCCATTTATaaaagaattctgctcttcatcCTGCACATTTCGCTCACGCCCTGCAGCCCTTCCAAATAtacacttgcgttagttaactaacgcaaacATACCGTGTTAGTTAACTCACACATAGTGTTAACACATGCGCGAGTTAACTCGCGCTCTATCTACTGATATGCATTGAATGCAAATTGTGTCGTAAAAGACCCGTAACCCTAAACGCTCGTAATTGAACCGAATTACGCTAGTTTAACAAGATTGTCAGATAATACGACACAATCgatcaaaattacacaaaaacaTTGTTTTTCTCACAATCACATAATCACACATAACGATCCAAACGGTCCGAATTACACAAATTCATCAGTAATGACCCGTAATCACTTAAACACACTTAATACACGTAAACgatccaaattacacaaatttgTCCATAAATTTCTAAAATGATATAATCTAACATAAACAGTCAATTTTACCCAAATTCATCGTTAAATTACATAAgcacaaattcattaaaattcaacaatacATACACAAATTCGGAAAACATTACACTATTACACTTAAATTAATATTACACTTCAACGGATCGGACAAAAAGATACAAAGTGTTATTCTCAACCATTAACCTAAACATGTAATCAACGTCGCTATCATCTTTGAGAAGTTGTTGATAATACACAGTCTTCCAGAAGTCTTCTTCCTTATCCTGCCCCAAGTCCACGCCTGACACATTTACTATGACATCACGTGTTCTATGATAATTTGGATAAAGAAGGCGTCAAGTTTTGCCTTCAACTCGTCCAACTTGTCGGTGGGGTTTATAGTGAACCAAGCCCTCTTTTTCACATCTACATAACGAACTTCAAGTTTAACCGGATATTGTGCATCTTCAGACATGtttcacttcaaaaaaaatataatgaaaaacaaatatgagagaaatgagataaaataaatagttgaatCATTAGTGACAAATAAATGCGAGCAATAATTGGTGTGACATAACcggccaccaaaaaaataactcattttatttaatatatataatattagttaCATATTGGCCACAAATATCCAAATTACATAACCGGCCACCAAAAAATACGTCGGGGTGTaataccacaaaaaaataaGACGAACACCGACCGACCTATAAGTGTCCTAACCTTTAATAACCTAACTAAGAGGTCTAATGACATTCTTAAATTTTCGTCTTCTTCCATGTCTTCCATCACTTGaaattcttgttctttttttttttttttttgcggagTGGGAGTATTATCACAAACAATTGGATTGTGCTCATTTGTTGGTTTCTTTGGCGGCTTTGGCTCCTTGGACATGAGTTCATTGTAAGCGTCTTGTCTATCTAAAAACGCAAAATGCCAATTCTCCGCCTCACCAATCTTGTTGTTCATCCACTCCTTACAACTCGGTGGTAACGGACAATCTTCCTTCAAAATAACATGAAGATAATGGCCGGGAATCAAGCAAAGACACATGTTGTTGGAATATGGATTAAGTGGAGGAGCACTTCAGATTGGGAAATATGTCTCACATGAACCACCCATTTCGGGCAAAGTGAATAGAACAACGGCTCTTTTGTAGCAAGAAGCAATAATGTGACCCATATCCGGAGTGGTCATCCACTTATCTACCGGCGCAACACCAATTGTATATTTTGGAGGGTATAAACCATTCAAGATTTTGTTATAACGCTCCTCCATCTTGTTCGCACATTGTACACTTGCTTGATAGTTGTCAcactttctttgttattttgctTCAAATTGGTGAGAATATTCTGAGGCACAGTCAAGCTCTTTGCTATTTCGatatcttttttcttctcctCCGCACTAAGTCTACCCGCAATAAGGTGTCCTTGTAACTTTTCCTCCAAGTCATGGTTGTGCATTCCACAAAGCATTGCAAGCCACCAATCATTTGTATCCTtatcaaaaaacatttcaaccTAAACGGACAATTACATTTCCTTGAGCCAATCCCTTCAAGGTTCAGTTTCTTCCTCGTCTTAGGTGGCTTGTATATCCACTCCTTTCACATTGCATCGTCAAATACAACCTTTTTAAAACGGATTTATCTATACAAACACCAAATTCGGTTGTTACTCCTTCTCGACGAACCCAAGCAAGTAACTCTTCTCGCTCTCTCCATCTTgcatttgttgtaaaaaatgagGCAGTGTCGCGAGCTTCACAAACAACACTGATAGGTACCGGTTTAGGTTCTTCAATTTGACCAATGCGAGCTTGAATTGGAATTTGGACTTTAAACGGTTTAGGTTTCAAACTAACGGTTGGTTTGACATCGCTGGAACCCTTGCCGGAAACTTCCCCGGAAGCTTCATTTTTGCCCGATTTCGATTCAACGTCATCACCCGCGACATTGTCAACCATCTCACTATATatctattgaataaaaaaaaaattacaaaggaagaataaataaattacttgtggAACAAGCTAACCAAGAACAAAAGTGACGCAAAAAATTCAATATAACAGTACTGCACAGTGgtgtgtgacttaagtcacacatCCTTCATCACTTGCGCAAGTTAACTTGCGCACCTAGCCCTACTGCCTACGAAAACCAGACGAACCAAGCACAAAAACCAGCaaaatgagatgttttgatgatataATACATGATATTTGGTGCTTGATGAGCGTAGAAACTTGCTTCCTGACGATTTGCAATGATTTGGGATGAggattttgacccaaaaattcgcactttttgagtttttgaagGTGGAGGGAAAGAAAATGGTGCTTGGAGTTTGGACTGATGGGTTTTGTACGAAAACAGTAACTCTGCATGACTTAACTCATGCTGCGTGAGTTAAGGCGCGCAACGTTACTTAAGGTGCGTAGGGGTATATTTGGCATGGCTGCAgggcgcgagcaaaatgtgTTGGGGAAGGGCAACATTCTTTATAAATAGTACAACATACACACCAAATAAAAGACAAATTTGGCCACCATTCTTAGCCCCatttatattccattttgaaACTCTAAACCTATATTCTCTAATGCATGAGAGTTTTTGTCCCCCAAAGAAATGTATTTGAAACCAATGAAATGAAGGGCCGGAAAACGACGCTGATACGATGGCTTGACATTGCTATCGTTTGACATTATTGATTTGATGCAGAAGTTTGACATTATTGATTTGATGCAGAAAACTTtgtttaaactcaaaatttttgggaagaaaaagaattgattttggggAAATATGTCGCATCAGATACAAGTTCGATATAAGTGATGATGTGGGTTAACAATTCGAATAGAAACGACCGACATACATCAACATAAGTTACACTTCTTCAAATAAAACATACATAAGTTAACAGACTAAATTGAACTATTTTAGAGTTGAGGAATCAAactgaatctaaaaaaaaaattaaaggaccaaaaatcATGCTAAAAAGATTCCTACAGAATATTCCACAAGTTTATATCTATCGCTTGAGTCGGCTGTGAAACTAATTTCCGCTTGAGCATTCAGGTTGCAACTTAAAGTTCTTCATCCCTCTCAAAGAATATGTTTTACAAGAACCAAATAACGGTAGGAATCGTCGAACAATGGTCCTCTCTATAAGGCTCAGTAGTGCTTAACCAACTTAACTACAACTATGCATGGGTGGCTTTGCCACAACAATAGGTACATACTGGCCAAACACTTCTGTGCTGCAAAATGTTAAATATCATAGGTACCATGTTTGCTTGCGCACACCAAGGGATATTTTTCGTTCACCATTGTCAAATAACATAACTGTAAATCATCCAAAAGCCAAAGAACAACGTTCCAAGAGGGTAACTCCATCATAAGGGAGGTCACACCTCGTAGAAAATCCGGTCACAAGTTGgccaaaaaacataaaacttaCATAAATGTTGTGCTAATTCTCTATGTCGGTATGAAAATTGAACGCACAGCAATGATTTGAAACTTGTGTCATGTATTGACTTTCCAGTTCTACGCTCTACACTTCATCAACAAGTTTGTTGGAAGGGATCTCCTCAACACATTGCTTTTTACTTGTCAGTAAATCATCTTTTTGTTCAGACtcttcctcttcatcttcatctatGTCCTCATCTACAGTATTATCTGCATTTCCTTCTGAATCAGCTTGTGATCTTTTCCTCTGAGGGATAACAGCAAAGAAAGAAGTTTTCCAATCCCTTGTCTCCAGGAACTTGAGTAGTATTTCTACAACTTGATTCACAGTAAGAACCTGAAAGCTCagatgagaaataaaatatcttAGACACAGAAATGGAAATTGCCATTTTTTACAGTGTTGTCAAGTAAATTACCAACTTAGTCTAGGGCAATTGATACttgaaattcacaaaatttcaaaatgatgcataaaattgaaaatcCACAATCACATTGGTTATTTTCAGACAGTGTCAACAACTGAATCACCAATTCAGTCCTACATCTATTAAGGGTTGGTCAGTTTGGTATTTGAAATCAACAAAATGGTCGGTCAGTTTGGTAtttgaaatcaacaaaattctaaaatgatgcaagaaattaaaaatgctCGACCACATTAGTCACTTCGACACATTTTGTACAGCTAAACTGATTGACCAAAAAAGACTAATGTGATAAACCAAATTATAATTTCATATATCATTTTGTAATTTCTCATAGGTTTCATACATTAAATTGTCTAACCCCAATAATTTCAGCTAAATGGTGATTCACTCTGCTATTATTATCAATTGCGACTCTGCAATGTAAAAGAACATACCAACGAATCAGGATCCTCTATAGTAGGATCACTCTCTGACCCCCtccattttttctctctctcttttgagAATTCTCTCTCAATCTCCCTATTTTCTCCCAATCCTCTCTCTTCACATACTTGTGTTTCCAGCTGCAGTGGAAGCATTTCCACTGCAGCAGATGATCCAATATACAATCAATACAAAGTACTAATTCACAATCCATCGATACAAAATACAAACTTTTAGCAGCCAAAGGTTAAAATGAACACAGCctaaagtaaaaacaaaagggTTAAATGTGTTCACATGAACAGTACCTGAGAACTAGACATCTTCAAGAAATTACCAATAGGGAGTTTAGCTGTTCGAATTCCTTGCTCTTGTGCTTTCTCCATAGTTATCCCCTTGAACCTATTCCTATCAACTAATCCACCaattatatatatctttttcaaaTCAAGCTCTTCAAGAACATCCTCCGAATCAGCCGTTAGATACACCAAATCATCCTTACGATCTGCCAATACTTCAATATAAGACTTGTTTTCCTTCTCAATGATCCACTTATCAAATCCTGGTATCTTTTTCAATTGATTATCCATCTCTCCTTCGCAGCCAGTTAGCCAAAGATGTGCAGGGGTATCACATCTTCCATTCACCGCATAGCAATACATTATCTACACATACATCATTATTCCATTCCATCATTTACCAATACAcaataagaaatataattataacacaTTAGCACTTGATGAGATGACACAAATCTCTCAGTTTAATCAGCCGTCTTATCTAAACATATATTGTTCCATTCCATCGTCTACCAATACACATTCAAAACTCACTACTAGCATTTGATCAAATGACACAAATATCTTTCAGTTTAATCAGTTTTCTCGATTAATACAACAATATTCAAACTCTTGAGAGAGAGTTTGTCCCTGCCAGTTTATACCAAAAATATACGAGAAACATCCCAATTGGCTGAGATTGTAAAATCATGTCAACATAGGAGGAGTTCACATTATCAATATTCTAAAATAATCTCTAGAATTGCAAAATGTTAACCAAGTCCTCTGCTTTGTGCTTTGTATGACTCTGTTATCAAATACATATCTAATATCATTATACTCTTAGTCTACGTTATCAATCTCAGATAGCAGCGTGTAGCATCGAACTCAAATAATTCTATAGCGGATAATGGGATGTCTGTTATCGTCAAGACTAAAAAACCCTACAGAGTTAAAAAATGAGAttcaaaattagggtttttgacAATTTTCCCTGAAAATTGCAATAGCGGCCACCAAACCACTATAGTAGCGGGACTGCGCCATGATAGTACTGCTCTTCAAACGCTTATAGTGGCCACTATTGCTGCTACTCTCAATGGCACTTCGCGGGACTATGGTGTAGTGGTGGAGGCCGTGCTGCCACACTACACCGCTATAGTGTGCTATTGACAACATAGCTCTCAGTTTCAAATGCACACCCAACATTCTCAACTTAGACCTTGTTcttataaacaacttaatttacagcttatagcataagcattTATCATGATAAACACTTATGTATAATctatttccataacaaaagataaaataaatgtaaatttttttcatataaactataaCTTGTTCTCATAAACCATCTAAAAGAACtcatgaaaataagctgaaaactgcaaactaattaaaataacctcaaaaaatagcttatgaacatgtcactTCATTAATTCTCCTAAACAGTCTTACAAATATTTATGTAAcgagataaactcaaataagtccaTCCAAACCGACCattaatcacttatttctcCTATTAGTAAAGTAATCTacatttcaaatcaaaataatttaccaTAAACAATCCAAAGAATTGATTAATTCACCTGTTGAACGAGACTACGAATTTCTTGAGGAGTCATAAGATGAGagaattcaacatcaacaacaacattctgcCCTAATTCTTTGGCTTTAACAAGcctctctttcttttcatttttctcttccaaCCTTTTCTCCATTCTCTCTTTCCGTAAACTCATTCTCGCTTCAATCACCTTCACTCTCTCTTCCTCTGTTATCCCCGCTATACTTTCTTCCCATTCCTTCCGTTTCCGTTCAGTTTCCTTCTTCTTTTGCTCCTTCGCCGCCGCTTTCTTATCTGCCTTTTTCGCTTCCCATCGTTCTTGCCGAGCTAGCTTCTTCTTCGCGTTCTTGGAGAGCTCTGAAGTGGGTTGTGATGGTTCTGGCTTTGGAAGTGGAACTGTGGATTCGCGTTCGTGGTTTGGTTCCATATCTATTGAggatggagagagagagagagatattgaAGATTTGTTTTACACCCTAACTCCCTATTTTACTACTTcccaattaattattttttttgcaccGGTCggattttttaaattagtcaTCTAAAATCAAATCggattataattttatttttgttttactcTCGAAACCGAATCAAACAATCGTGCTAACACATATAAGATGTtaagtagtgatatttgaacaaccatttttgacagaataaaaacataatatgagtatgaaagagatagttgtcataaaatggttgtataaatatcatttctctaagaTGTTGGTGGCTTGGCTTGATCCAAATAAGGAAGATGTAGGactcaaataacacttataaaAGGATTAATATTTACCTCTCTCTAAAGAAAGTGTTGAAGCTAAGGTGTGAAAATATcgactaaaattataaaatttatggttttttcatttgatCAAATCTTGGagttaaaaaatgtaaattttaatcCTTACGAAAATAAATCGAGAcatattagttattttttcaatatttttatttatttatttatttaattttttatattttgttgaacCATAAGAATGGTGATGTGGAGCTTCactttttttgagaaaaatatgcTTATACATTTCATTAGCAATCAAATTATTTATACATGTCGGTAAATCATCAAAAATACGGGAGCTAAGTAAAGACGTGGATGCATTTGTTAATTCGTGGACAACCTCGTTCGCTTGTCTTCTAGTAAACCCAACACGAGAGTTTGTTAAATAAAGAGAACaataatatatgttaatgtCCATGATAATGCCATATTCGGTGATGTCGTCATTGCTTCGATTGAAATAGTCAACTACTCGTTTCGAATCAACATTTGGTAGCCGTAAATCATGTATCCACTTAATAGCATGATACAACCCCAAAGCTTCTCCTACATCTATTGAGCATAACAGAGTGAACCACATGCTTTTGGCAAGTACAAAACACCCTTCTTCGTCACGTATACATGTGCATATGCCCAATTTATTTGTGGAAGCCGAAAAGCAAAGATCTATGCTGCATTTTAGCCGTCCATATATTAGTTTCTTCCACCTGTATCCAACACTCATGTTGGCTGTGACCTGGTCTGTAAATTGCAACGTGACAACAGCTGCATTTCCAGGTTGAAAATCATGTGTTTGCTGCCTTTTATTAGCATTGTCTGAATCTCCTATATGTCTTTGTTAGATGAGTGCATTTTCCTAAATGAATGACTACCTAAGGTTTATGTTCACAACAATTAAGAACAAAAGGCCTACGTCCTTAAATCGGGTATTAGGCCATCCCGGTGTTGTATTGCTTCGCAATAGTTAGTCAAGACTTATACTCTCATAGGCTTTCGGACACCAAATGTCGTATTGCTCTGCAACAGTTATTCAGGACTTATACTCTCGCGGATGTCTTAGAAGTTTAACCTAATCATACAAGAGAAATTCTCAATCTCTCAGCCAACTACTCAAGCAAATTATAGAACTATTTCGGTTAAATATATGACATAAGTCAAAGAAATTATAACCTACTATCAATTCGAGTTCCGATAAATTGAAAGATATTAAGAATGGTAcatctaaaataaatataaatcaaatagtATTGGATAAAGGAAATTATCATACATTTGTAGaaaaatttaacaattaatAGAGGTTGATCTTTTAACCCTAATCTTATGTGTTTAGCTTCTCATGTTAATTGAATACAtaatcaaagaaaaacataaaacatacaCTAGAACAAATGAAAGGGGTTGACAAACACCTCTCTTTGAAGTTCTAGTCACCCTTCTTTGTCTTTAAAATGTAAGGTTGCCCTtgtatgtaaataaatattatttgaccAACCTATCTAAAAAAGGTTATTTGACCAAGTCACAgttatataaatattctttttttacaaaataattatatgaacatttgatatatgttgaaatgaaatatatgcCCATCTCAAATCAAGTCAAATACATGGAATCAAGTCAAATAAAAGTTATAGTAAAATTAATATGCTATATTgactaaatttgaaataaatatttaaatatatattttttgaattttacatCATTCCAAGTCAaacttatataaatattttctactTCTGAATTTAGAAGTATATTATTGTTTGACAGCAAAATCCATCACAATTTTGCTCTTACTATTCCtatcaaaaaacaattttgttctTACTATTGGTGGGTCTTTGTTGTTGTAGTTATGTTATCATGATCTAGAGTGGTGGATGTGACCACAACCTCAATTTCTTTGATTTCTGGATGAGTcccttttttcatttctttgctCTTACCCCATAACACAAGGTACAATCCAACTATTACAAGCACCGCTCCAATTACACTATGGGCatgtttcaaaaataacaatatataagtAATTCAACAATAATCAAAGGCTACAATTAATAAattgatttctaaaaaaaaataaaaaaatggaacatACATTGTCATTGTAAACTATTTTATACTGGCCggcattcaataaaaaaaatcaatattttatcgTTATTTTTAAAATGCCGTTACAAATGTACTTATACAACAATATGATATGTTCTCACTGAATGCTGGTGTGGAATTAATTTACACCAACAATGTGTTCCGGTAAAACTCTAACAAGTTTTGATATATTCATGTGTAATCAATGTATATAGATACCTTCCTAAGTATAATTTCTCATTCAGCATCATAGAACCAGCAATGGCAACAAGAACAAGCATCAAAGGATTAAAAACCGAGCAATATAATGGACCTCTCCTCTCTACACACCATGCAATAGCAATAACCATTATTCCCGAGGCCACAATTCCCTGAACAGACAATAACACCAATTAATaataactaacaaaaaaattatacaaattgcAAGTTAAGTAATTAGTAACGGTTAGCATACCGAATATAATGCAGTTAGTAACCTAATATTCCAACCTAATCTCCATTGGCTCCAATCCTTCTCAGCACAAAGGGCAAAACCGGTGGATTGAATTGCCCCCATTAAGGACATCAATGATGTACTTGAATAATGTCCTTGGTATTCTTTGCTCATCTTAGCCTATTTATCAACGATGTcatatattaaaatgataatttgGGTCACagcatcaatatttttttatattattgttaaaaGAAATGTTGTTATTATTCAATAATTGAACACAACAAATTGTAACATATAttcttttgatgattttctCCCCATGTGTTGTTTCCCATGCACGATCAATACTAGTTTTATATGATGCAACGGGGACTTAGAATTTAAGGAGCTAACCTACCTGAATGATGAGCCATAATGCAAAACTGAAGGAGCTTGCAAGACCCAAAAAAATACCCAAGATTTTACTACCAGAGTGAACATGCATTGTTCCACTTTTGCCCTCATGCAGGAGGTTAATGTGGAAAGTCCATATGTTAATTTCAACACCTTTGAGAAATGTGAGAATCATTGCCCCTCCAATACATATTATGGTTCCTAACACCTTAGTCTTTCCTGCTGCCGTTTCTAAATTCAATCTTTCGAAACTAAACAAATTGAACCAAaatatacaaaacaaattaatcagTTATAAACTAAATCATTAGTGAActataatgtgtgtgtgtgtatatatatagtgGTTGTGGTGGTGAATTGAGTACATACCCAAAACAGACGGCCAAGATAAAAGTGACGGCAGGAGTGAGATTAAAAACAGCAGAAACAAATGTTGCTGATATCAATGCCAAGGACTCAAAAAATAGGTTTTGGAATAAAGTTGCACtgttattttattgaataatcatgtaaaaaaaaattgttaaattaatatttacttcCAACACATTTCATTagtaaaaaagaagttattaaATAAAGGGTGATGGAGCTTGCATAATCTTACCCAAATAGACcacaaaaaaatgacataaaaaccACCCTCCAAGTGAGCTTTGGTCTATTCTTCCtgtaaataaacaaatttaaaaaataaaaaaaaagatgaaaaccaATTAATTAACAAAGTTAATTAGTAACTAATTTGATATGAATGCAAGAAGTAATTAAGGacctttcaaaaataatagCAATTGGAATAGTGGTAGCTGTTGCGAAAATGAGACGGTAAGCAGTAAGTACTTTGACACTCATTCCATTGTTAGTGGCAAGTTTGTAGAACACATTCAGAGAAGCATATGAAATTTGCACCATCAACATCAATAGGGCTGGCTTCAATCCTTGCATTACTTGCCTTATGTCtcccattttttctttctttcaggtGTTGTTGAAAACTATACTTTCACTAGATTGAAGAAATTAAATAGTATAAGTAAAATCATATGAAGTTATAGAAGTTCTAGCGATGggtagtatatatataaagcaaAAATGCTAGGCACAGATATTTAATTATCACTcagattttattaaataaaaacaaaaattaaatcatattcaattaaaaatgtaatGTGTTGAAttagagagaaaagaaaaagttttgtTATTATTGTGTTTGACAAGAGTTCGATCTTGCTCCTACGTATTATCTCCTTATGTGATGGAGAAATCAAAGCTACGTGGTCCTCgatagaaaatatttgtttgttgattgattttaaaaaatgtttttgttgtgataaatacaagtaaaaataaattgattgcaaaaaaattgattgtgatGAATTTGTTTGATTGTTTATTTCGAAGATTTGTgataaacaaactaaaaaaagatttagCGTAGATAACAATTTTGAGATGAGAGAAATAATTTGTTACCCAAAGTGAAGAGAAGACCCTTGTTACAaccttttttctcttaaaatgcTCGCAAATCTATAATTttaacactaagaaaatataaCTCTCTCATCATTCCAAATGCTCACAAACCTTCCTCTATTTATAGCAACTTGGAGATCAAGCTTAGAATTGTTTGTTTACATATGTTTGTAGAAGCTTGAAGCTTTCACAcgtaaatgttatattttttaaaaggacaaATTAAATCTGGATGAGAAAACTAGCAATATACCTTGGACTAATTTGTGCTTTCAACTGAAGTCATATAGTTTGACTATGCATGTGTGAATGAAAGCATAAAAGGAAATGTCACTAAAAATAGTCAAAGGTAACTAAATGAGTAAACCATTAAATTGGTCCCCGTCTTTGtaccaaaatttcaaatttgtctCTAACTAtataaacaaattcaaaacaatCGAAAATTGTACAAAAACTGGATATTATTGAATGTTTTTAGATGTCTTTTTTGAGAAAACAGCTCGTATCATAtcagattttaaaatgaattttcaaaacaaaatcaaattgcacctatatatatatatatatatatactgtcttatattttttattaatatgatatatttttttaattaattattgagGAAACCTTATATTAATCTATTATTTgttgattaataattttttaatactaCTTATTAGTTAAAtgtcttctaattttttttttttgctatttcatATGTTTCAAACATTACCCATGATTTTAATTccgtaatatttatttttaacatattatatgttgcattttttatcaaagcttttttttaagaatcaaacctattattttacaatgcgtttataatatttatatataaaaaaatatatagtttataatttggatatcaaaaaattaatctaaaataaaCAACATTAAATTGGATCGAGCCCGATTTTTCTCATTAGTCAACCAAAACGAACTTAACAATGTCGTTTGAATTGTAATGTTGGTTCTATATCTTTTGTGTATTTGGGTCTGCTTAT
Proteins encoded in this window:
- the LOC11407996 gene encoding tRNA (guanine(9)-N1)-methyltransferase; amino-acid sequence: MEPNHERESTVPLPKPEPSQPTSELSKNAKKKLARQERWEAKKADKKAAAKEQKKKETERKRKEWEESIAGITEEERVKVIEARMSLRKERMEKRLEEKNEKKERLVKAKELGQNVVVDVEFSHLMTPQEIRSLVQQIMYCYAVNGRCDTPAHLWLTGCEGEMDNQLKKIPGFDKWIIEKENKSYIEVLADRKDDLVYLTADSEDVLEELDLKKIYIIGGLVDRNRFKGITMEKAQEQGIRTAKLPIGNFLKMSSSQVLTVNQVVEILLKFLETRDWKTSFFAVIPQRKRSQADSEGNADNTVDEDIDEDEEEESEQKDDLLTSKKQCVEEIPSNKLVDEV
- the LOC11415660 gene encoding WAT1-related protein At1g68170, with amino-acid sequence MGDIRQVMQGLKPALLMLMVQISYASLNVFYKLATNNGMSVKVLTAYRLIFATATTIPIAIIFERKNRPKLTWRVVFMSFFCGLFGATLFQNLFFESLALISATFVSAVFNLTPAVTFILAVCFGFERLNLETAAGKTKVLGTIICIGGAMILTFLKGVEINIWTFHINLLHEGKSGTMHVHSGSKILGIFLGLASSFSFALWLIIQAKMSKEYQGHYSSTSLMSLMGAIQSTGFALCAEKDWSQWRLGWNIRLLTALYSGIVASGIMVIAIAWCVERRGPLYCSVFNPLMLVLVAIAGSMMLNEKLYLGSVIGAVLVIVGLYLVLWGKSKEMKKGTHPEIKEIEVVVTSTTLDHDNITTTTKTHQ